In Desulfonatronum thiosulfatophilum, the following are encoded in one genomic region:
- a CDS encoding ABC transporter ATP-binding protein: protein MLSLKQITKYFYRGSVNEVLALQNLSLDVRRGDFISIIGSNGAGKSTMLNCLAGSFFPDQGSILLDGKDVTGWPEYKRARFIGRVFQDPLLGTCASMSIEQNLALALRRGRFRGLGSGVRRLDRDLFREKLRLLDLGLEDRFQDPVGLLSGGQRQALTMVMATLVRPDILLLDEHTAALDPKTGQQILELTERLVESMELTALMVTHNMHQALRMGNRLIMMHRGEIILDITGEEKFRLKVDDLLARFYSLKKEAFSSDKMLLV, encoded by the coding sequence ATGCTCTCCCTGAAGCAAATCACCAAGTATTTCTACCGGGGCAGCGTGAACGAGGTTCTGGCTCTGCAAAACCTTTCCCTGGACGTGCGGCGCGGCGATTTCATCTCGATCATTGGATCCAACGGAGCGGGCAAGTCCACGATGCTGAACTGCCTGGCCGGCAGTTTTTTTCCCGATCAGGGGAGCATCCTGCTGGACGGCAAGGACGTGACGGGCTGGCCGGAGTACAAGCGGGCCAGATTCATCGGTCGCGTCTTCCAGGACCCGCTGCTGGGCACCTGCGCCTCCATGAGCATTGAGCAGAATCTGGCTCTGGCCCTACGCCGCGGACGATTCCGGGGACTTGGCTCGGGCGTGCGCCGCTTGGACCGGGATCTGTTCCGGGAAAAATTGCGGCTCCTGGATCTGGGGCTGGAAGACCGGTTTCAGGATCCGGTGGGGCTGCTTTCCGGTGGTCAGCGCCAGGCTTTGACCATGGTCATGGCGACGCTGGTTCGCCCGGATATCCTGCTTCTGGACGAGCATACCGCGGCCCTGGACCCGAAAACCGGTCAGCAGATTCTGGAACTGACCGAACGGCTTGTGGAAAGCATGGAACTGACCGCGCTCATGGTCACGCACAACATGCATCAGGCCCTGCGCATGGGCAACCGCCTGATCATGATGCACCGGGGTGAGATCATTCTGGACATCACCGGCGAAGAAAAATTCCGCCTGAAAGTGGATGATCTGTTGGCCCGGTTTTATAGTTTAAAGAAGGAAGCTTTTTCTTCGGACAAGATGTTGTTGGTGTGA
- a CDS encoding ABC transporter permease → MSWYALLGAVEQGLVYGIMALGVYLTFRVLNFPDLTVDGSLPLGAGVCAVAISSGMDPFLSLFLAMGAGFLAGMVTGFLNTKLGILHLLASILTMIALYSVNIRVMGGPNVSLLGRNTVLDPLMGLGLPGYLSSIILFVGIGIGIVVFLVWFLHTEFGQTMLATGDNPRMITSQGVNTHTVIILGVGFSNAMVAFSGALIAQNQGAADVNMGVGTIVAGLASVIVGETVFGRGGIMRAVIAVLLGSILYRTAIAMALSMKVGTFTFTPSDLNLITAVLVVLALTAPKLKARFFS, encoded by the coding sequence ATGAGCTGGTATGCGTTGCTCGGCGCCGTGGAGCAGGGCCTGGTCTACGGGATCATGGCCCTGGGGGTGTACCTTACCTTCCGTGTCCTCAATTTTCCGGACTTGACAGTTGACGGCAGTCTGCCGCTGGGAGCAGGGGTCTGCGCCGTGGCCATCAGCTCGGGAATGGATCCGTTCTTGTCCCTTTTTCTGGCCATGGGCGCGGGTTTTCTGGCCGGGATGGTCACGGGGTTTTTGAACACCAAACTGGGCATCCTGCACCTGCTGGCCTCCATCCTGACCATGATCGCCCTGTATTCCGTGAACATTCGGGTGATGGGCGGTCCCAATGTTTCGCTGCTGGGACGGAATACGGTCTTGGATCCATTGATGGGACTCGGTTTGCCCGGATATCTTTCCTCGATCATTCTTTTTGTCGGAATTGGGATCGGCATCGTGGTCTTTCTCGTCTGGTTCCTGCACACGGAGTTTGGGCAGACCATGCTGGCTACCGGGGACAATCCCAGGATGATCACCAGCCAGGGTGTGAATACCCACACGGTGATCATTCTCGGCGTGGGCTTTTCCAACGCCATGGTGGCCTTCAGCGGCGCGTTGATCGCCCAGAACCAGGGCGCGGCGGACGTGAACATGGGCGTGGGAACCATCGTTGCCGGTCTGGCCTCGGTCATCGTCGGCGAGACGGTTTTCGGAAGAGGCGGGATCATGCGCGCCGTGATCGCCGTTCTGTTGGGGTCGATCCTTTACCGCACGGCCATCGCCATGGCCTTGAGCATGAAGGTGGGCACGTTCACCTTCACTCCCAGCGATTTGAACTTGATCACGGCCGTGCTGGTGGTGCTCGCCCTTACGGCACCCAAACTCAAGGCACGATTTTTCTCATGA
- a CDS encoding ABC transporter substrate-binding protein, with protein sequence MKQIMLLACLIAFVFGLAAPAMSEQPRIVSVNQFVEHPALDAVLRGFQDQLREDGFELDFRVHNAQANMATANLIAQQIVGERPQLVLAIATPSAQAMAQTVRKNPSMQKTPILFSAVTDPVSAGLVPNLLNPGGNITGTSDMTPMDRHLGLIREIHPELTSLGVIYNSGEANSRALADLLKAETAKAGITLVEATVARSSDVFQAAKSLVGRVQAVYVPTDNTVVSAFEALAKVCQESKLPLYAADVDSVPRGAVAALGFDYYEHGRQTGAMAGRIFQGADPATTPVEMQQDLELHVNLSAAKAMGVTLSESLLERAAKIHE encoded by the coding sequence ATGAAACAAATCATGTTGCTTGCATGTCTTATCGCTTTCGTTTTCGGACTTGCCGCTCCGGCCATGTCCGAGCAGCCCCGCATCGTCTCTGTGAACCAGTTTGTGGAGCATCCGGCCCTGGATGCCGTTTTGCGCGGTTTCCAGGATCAGTTGCGCGAGGATGGGTTTGAGTTGGATTTTCGCGTGCACAACGCCCAGGCGAACATGGCCACCGCGAACCTGATCGCGCAGCAGATCGTCGGGGAGCGCCCCCAACTGGTTCTGGCCATTGCCACGCCGTCGGCCCAGGCCATGGCCCAGACCGTGAGGAAAAATCCCTCCATGCAGAAGACCCCAATCCTGTTCAGCGCGGTGACCGATCCGGTCAGCGCCGGACTGGTGCCGAACCTGCTGAATCCCGGAGGCAATATCACGGGAACGTCGGACATGACCCCCATGGATCGCCATCTGGGACTGATCCGGGAGATTCATCCTGAATTGACGTCCCTGGGCGTGATCTACAACTCCGGCGAGGCCAACTCCCGTGCATTGGCCGATCTGCTCAAGGCCGAAACCGCCAAGGCCGGCATAACCCTGGTCGAAGCCACCGTGGCCCGTTCCAGCGACGTGTTCCAGGCCGCCAAGAGTCTGGTCGGTCGAGTGCAGGCCGTGTACGTGCCCACGGACAACACCGTGGTTTCGGCCTTCGAGGCCCTGGCCAAGGTCTGCCAGGAAAGCAAGCTGCCCTTGTATGCCGCGGACGTGGACTCCGTGCCCAGAGGCGCCGTGGCTGCCCTTGGATTCGATTATTACGAGCACGGCCGCCAAACCGGCGCCATGGCCGGACGCATATTCCAGGGTGCTGATCCGGCGACCACCCCGGTGGAGATGCAGCAGGATCTGGAATTGCATGTCAACCTGTCCGCGGCCAAGGCCATGGGAGTGACACTCTCGGAATCTCTGCTTGAACGAGCCGCGAAAATCCACGAATAA
- a CDS encoding CBS domain-containing protein: MLKVKDLMTKQVISLQEHDNVQTARSIMNLGRIRHIPIVDKQGDFAGLLTHRDLLAVTISKLADIEAEVQDEIDASIPIHEIMRRDVTAIDPEMDLREAAEILLQHKYGCLPVVEDKMLVGILTEADFLKLTISLMDALDKMEA; this comes from the coding sequence ATGCTCAAAGTTAAAGACCTGATGACCAAACAAGTCATCTCCCTGCAAGAGCACGACAACGTGCAGACCGCCCGCTCCATCATGAACCTGGGCCGAATCCGGCATATCCCCATTGTCGACAAACAGGGCGACTTCGCAGGCCTGCTGACCCACAGAGACCTCCTGGCCGTAACCATCTCCAAGTTGGCGGATATTGAGGCCGAAGTTCAGGATGAAATCGACGCCTCTATTCCCATTCATGAAATCATGCGCCGTGACGTGACGGCCATTGATCCGGAAATGGACCTGCGTGAGGCCGCGGAGATTCTCCTGCAACATAAGTACGGTTGCCTCCCGGTGGTGGAGGACAAGATGCTTGTGGGCATTCTGACCGAAGCGGATTTTTTAAAGCTGACCATCAGCCTGATGGATGCGCTGGACAAGATGGAAGCGTAG
- the panB gene encoding 3-methyl-2-oxobutanoate hydroxymethyltransferase: MTTARLSEMKSNGEKITVLTAYDWATAKLLDESGVDVLLVGDSLGMVVLGLENTLPVTMDDMIHHCKAVARGSQRALLVGDMPFMSYQVSPEQAVTNAGRFLQEAGMHAVKVEGGREMLPAVRRMTQSGIPVLGHVGLTPQHVHQLGGYKVQGRTEVAAQRIREDAIALEEAGVFGLVLECVPESLARTISQQLAVPTIGIGAGPDCDGQILVFHDVVGLYDRFTPKFVKKYAQAGALMREAVQQYVREVKSGDFPAPEHTFK; the protein is encoded by the coding sequence ATGACGACGGCCAGGCTCTCGGAAATGAAGAGCAATGGCGAAAAAATTACCGTGTTGACGGCGTATGACTGGGCCACGGCCAAGCTTCTGGACGAATCAGGAGTTGACGTTCTTCTGGTGGGCGACTCTTTGGGCATGGTCGTGCTCGGCCTGGAGAACACCCTGCCGGTGACCATGGACGACATGATTCACCACTGCAAGGCAGTGGCCAGGGGATCGCAAAGAGCCCTGCTGGTGGGCGACATGCCCTTCATGAGCTATCAGGTTTCTCCGGAACAGGCCGTGACCAATGCCGGACGGTTCCTGCAGGAGGCCGGAATGCACGCCGTGAAAGTGGAAGGCGGTCGGGAGATGTTGCCGGCTGTACGCAGGATGACCCAAAGCGGCATTCCGGTGCTCGGCCACGTCGGCCTGACTCCGCAACACGTTCACCAGCTTGGCGGGTACAAGGTCCAAGGGCGAACAGAAGTCGCGGCCCAGCGCATCCGGGAGGACGCGATTGCTCTGGAAGAGGCGGGCGTCTTCGGCCTGGTGCTTGAATGCGTGCCGGAATCCCTGGCCCGGACCATCTCTCAGCAACTCGCCGTTCCGACCATCGGCATCGGCGCCGGCCCGGACTGCGACGGTCAGATTCTGGTTTTTCACGACGTGGTGGGCCTCTATGACCGCTTCACTCCGAAATTCGTCAAAAAGTACGCCCAGGCCGGGGCTTTAATGCGCGAAGCCGTGCAGCAGTATGTCCGTGAGGTCAAATCCGGCGATTTCCCCGCCCCGGAACACACCTTCAAATAG
- a CDS encoding osmoprotectant NAGGN system M42 family peptidase: MEKITLDMEYLKKILLQLLEIPSPTGYTDRIVHFCGEELERLGIPFELTRRGAIRADIKGRTSSPDRALVTHLDTIGAMVRELKPNGRLGIASIGTWSSRFAEGARVTIFTDTESLRGTILPLKASGHVYGDEIDTQPVNWDNIEVRIDEPSLSIDDLLELGIHVGDWVAVDPLCEIRPSGYINSRHLDNKAGVAILFTAAKAILESSIKPPLDCHLLFTIAEEVGTGASVTLHGDVAEMVSIDTAPLHGGHNLCERGVSVAMMDSSGPFDYHLTHRLLELCRRHDILHRRDVFRYYRSDSASAVEAGNDLRTALVCFGVDGTHGYERTHFESLRATTELIAAYMLSEPVVWRDRFNLGPLKGFPVQPE, from the coding sequence GTGGAAAAGATTACGCTGGACATGGAGTACCTGAAGAAAATCCTTCTGCAGCTGCTGGAGATTCCCAGCCCCACGGGATACACGGATCGGATCGTGCATTTTTGCGGCGAGGAACTGGAGCGATTGGGCATCCCCTTCGAACTGACCCGGCGTGGGGCCATTCGGGCGGACATCAAGGGCCGGACCAGCAGTCCGGACCGGGCTCTGGTCACTCATTTGGACACCATCGGGGCCATGGTGCGTGAACTTAAGCCCAACGGACGCCTGGGCATCGCGTCCATCGGAACGTGGTCCAGCCGCTTCGCCGAGGGAGCCAGGGTGACCATTTTCACGGATACTGAGTCGTTGCGCGGAACCATTCTGCCGCTGAAGGCTTCGGGACATGTCTACGGCGACGAAATCGACACCCAGCCCGTAAACTGGGACAACATCGAGGTGCGAATCGATGAGCCGTCGCTGAGCATCGACGACCTGCTGGAACTGGGCATTCATGTGGGGGACTGGGTGGCCGTGGATCCCCTGTGCGAGATCCGGCCCAGCGGATACATCAATTCTCGTCATCTGGACAACAAGGCCGGGGTGGCGATTCTGTTCACCGCGGCCAAGGCGATCCTGGAAAGCTCAATCAAGCCGCCTTTGGACTGCCATTTATTGTTCACCATTGCCGAGGAGGTGGGGACCGGAGCTTCGGTGACCCTGCACGGAGATGTCGCGGAAATGGTCAGCATTGACACGGCGCCGCTGCATGGCGGCCATAATCTCTGTGAACGCGGCGTCAGCGTGGCCATGATGGATTCCAGCGGCCCCTTCGATTACCACCTGACCCACCGGCTGCTGGAATTATGCCGCCGGCACGATATCCTGCATCGCCGCGACGTGTTCCGGTATTACCGCAGCGACTCGGCATCCGCCGTGGAGGCGGGCAACGATTTGCGCACCGCGCTGGTCTGTTTCGGGGTGGACGGGACGCACGGCTACGAGCGGACCCATTTCGAATCGTTACGGGCAACGACGGAACTGATTGCCGCCTACATGCTCTCCGAGCCGGTAGTCTGGCGGGATCGATTCAACCTCGGACCATTGAAGGGTTTTCCGGTGCAGCCGGAGTAG
- the ngg gene encoding N-acetylglutaminylglutamine synthetase: MAQIKNRAEHRFDRANLPSLRNWMQGETPRHAQLPSNVVLDCGWGRLIFAHTFSDQRELVRTILKESPGRRDIAFYLRDPHVVLAMAPQEIFMDPSHAYRLWLDRYQPDPSLGKQILIRRIQTREDCRRMNAIYAGRGMVVANEDFLWKQRHAKSVIPLVAEDLSSREMVGTVMGIDHGKVFNDPENGSSLWCLAVEPQCPLPGVGEALVRYLAEYFQVRGRSYMDLSVMHDNEQAIALYEKVGFQRIPVFSVKHKNAINEPLFVGEQPQANMNPYAMIIIREAQRRGINVEVLDEQSGHFQLVFGGRTIACLESLSEMTSAVAFCRCDDKSLTLRLLKRAGLRVPEQVAAADDEQNSGFLKRHGRVVVKPVRGEQGRGISVDVREPRELKTAVEMARDVCDLVVLESFVEGEDLRMIVIDYKFVAAAVRRPAQVVGTGEHTIERLIAKQSRRRSAATGGESRIPMDAETERCVSMSGWKMQDILPAGEVLVVRKTANLHTGGTIHDVTDQVHSELIQAAEQAAGVLNIPVVGFDFLVPDVQGPDYVVIEANERPGLANHEPQPTAERFVDMLFPQTAARKHREEQ, from the coding sequence ATGGCCCAAATCAAAAACAGAGCCGAACACCGATTTGATCGTGCCAATCTTCCTTCCCTGCGTAACTGGATGCAGGGGGAAACGCCCAGGCATGCGCAATTGCCCTCCAATGTGGTTCTGGACTGCGGTTGGGGGCGGCTGATTTTCGCGCACACCTTCAGCGACCAACGCGAACTGGTGCGGACGATTCTGAAGGAATCCCCCGGACGGCGGGACATTGCCTTTTATCTGCGCGATCCCCATGTCGTGTTGGCCATGGCGCCCCAGGAGATATTCATGGATCCTTCCCATGCCTATCGGTTATGGCTGGACCGGTATCAGCCGGATCCGTCGCTGGGTAAGCAGATTCTGATCCGCCGTATTCAGACCAGAGAGGACTGTCGACGGATGAACGCCATCTATGCCGGAAGAGGCATGGTGGTGGCCAATGAGGATTTTCTCTGGAAGCAGCGCCATGCAAAGTCCGTGATTCCGCTGGTTGCCGAAGATCTGTCAAGCCGGGAGATGGTGGGAACGGTGATGGGCATTGACCACGGCAAGGTATTCAATGATCCGGAGAACGGTTCCAGCCTTTGGTGTCTGGCCGTGGAACCCCAATGCCCGCTGCCCGGGGTGGGGGAAGCGCTGGTGCGCTACCTGGCGGAGTATTTCCAGGTTCGAGGCCGGTCCTACATGGACCTGTCCGTGATGCATGACAACGAACAGGCCATTGCGCTCTATGAAAAGGTGGGGTTTCAACGCATTCCGGTTTTCTCGGTCAAGCACAAGAATGCCATCAACGAACCTTTGTTCGTAGGGGAGCAGCCCCAGGCCAACATGAATCCCTATGCCATGATCATCATCAGGGAAGCCCAACGCCGTGGCATCAACGTGGAGGTGCTGGACGAGCAGAGCGGGCATTTCCAGCTTGTCTTCGGCGGGCGAACCATTGCCTGTCTGGAGTCGTTGAGCGAAATGACCAGCGCCGTGGCTTTTTGCCGCTGCGACGACAAAAGCCTGACCCTGCGGCTTCTGAAGCGTGCCGGCTTGCGGGTGCCGGAACAGGTTGCCGCGGCTGACGACGAACAGAACAGCGGTTTTTTGAAGCGCCATGGCCGGGTGGTGGTCAAGCCGGTGCGTGGGGAGCAGGGCCGGGGAATCAGCGTGGACGTCCGGGAGCCGCGGGAGCTGAAAACGGCGGTGGAGATGGCCAGGGACGTCTGTGATCTGGTGGTGCTGGAATCGTTCGTGGAGGGAGAGGATTTACGCATGATCGTCATCGACTACAAGTTCGTCGCCGCGGCCGTGCGCCGGCCGGCTCAGGTGGTAGGCACCGGCGAGCATACCATCGAACGGCTGATCGCCAAGCAGAGTCGGCGTCGATCCGCAGCAACCGGCGGCGAGAGCCGCATTCCCATGGATGCGGAGACCGAACGCTGTGTTTCCATGAGCGGTTGGAAGATGCAGGACATTCTCCCTGCGGGCGAAGTTCTGGTGGTGCGCAAAACCGCGAATCTGCACACCGGAGGAACGATCCACGACGTGACGGACCAAGTGCATTCCGAATTGATCCAGGCCGCGGAGCAGGCAGCCGGAGTGCTGAACATTCCCGTGGTCGGATTCGATTTTCTTGTTCCGGATGTTCAGGGGCCGGATTATGTGGTCATTGAAGCCAACGAACGTCCCGGCCTGGCCAACCACGAACCGCAACCCACGGCCGAGCGGTTCGTCGATATGCTCTTTCCCCAGACCGCCGCCAGGAAGCATCGGGAAGAGCAGTAG
- a CDS encoding N-acetylglutaminylglutamine amidotransferase, which produces MCGICGELRFDRQQATSDNVQEMTRAMAARGPDGSGILVQKCVALGHRRLKIIDLSDASQQPMIDSELGLACVFNGIVYNYKELRLELESMGYRFFSSGDTEVLLKAYHAWGEDCVQRFMGMFAFAVLERDSGTVLLGRDRLGIKPLYLAEVPGGLLFASSLPALLATGKVDTTLDPVALHHYFSFHAVVPAPHTLFQGIRKLPPATLMRIEADGTRRQWCYWQPEYRSPEPGKDETQWRDEVLAALRRAVDRRMVADVPVGVLLSGGLDSSLVVGLLAEAGVRDLETFSIGFESVGGETGDEFMYSDIVAKRFGTRHHKIAVSSRETLDNMLDCVRAMSEPMVSHDNIGFYLLSREVAKHVKVVQSGQGADEVFAGYHWYPPMLESRDAVTDYARLFCDRDHADYARLVEEQWCRDDHSLEYLRTQFAQPGADRAIDKALRMDALVMLVDDPVKRVDNMTMAWGLEARVPFLDHELVELAARVPAELKIREGGKYILKEAARSIIPHEVIDRPKGYFPVPALKYLQGPFLDFVVEVLQRPEARSRGIVREDYLADLLRAPEEHITPLGGSKLWQVAVLELWLQEHGIA; this is translated from the coding sequence ATGTGCGGTATTTGTGGTGAACTGCGATTTGATCGGCAACAGGCAACTTCGGACAATGTACAGGAGATGACCAGGGCCATGGCTGCCCGCGGGCCGGACGGAAGCGGCATACTCGTCCAGAAATGTGTGGCCCTGGGACACAGGAGACTGAAGATCATCGACCTGAGCGATGCGTCACAGCAACCCATGATCGATTCGGAACTGGGACTGGCCTGCGTATTCAACGGGATCGTCTACAACTACAAGGAACTGCGTCTGGAACTGGAAAGCATGGGGTACCGTTTTTTTTCTTCCGGCGATACCGAAGTGCTGCTCAAGGCGTATCATGCCTGGGGAGAGGACTGCGTGCAGCGATTCATGGGCATGTTCGCCTTTGCCGTGCTGGAACGTGATTCCGGCACAGTCCTGCTGGGCCGGGATCGTCTGGGCATCAAGCCGTTGTATCTGGCTGAAGTCCCGGGTGGATTGTTGTTCGCCTCCAGTCTGCCGGCATTGCTGGCAACGGGAAAGGTGGACACGACATTAGACCCTGTAGCCTTGCACCATTATTTTTCCTTCCATGCCGTGGTCCCGGCTCCGCATACTCTCTTCCAAGGCATACGCAAGCTTCCCCCGGCCACCTTGATGCGGATCGAGGCGGACGGCACGCGTCGGCAGTGGTGCTACTGGCAGCCCGAGTACCGGAGTCCGGAGCCGGGCAAGGACGAAACTCAATGGCGTGACGAAGTACTTGCCGCACTTCGCCGGGCCGTTGATCGCCGGATGGTGGCGGACGTGCCCGTGGGCGTGCTGCTTTCCGGCGGGCTGGATTCCAGCCTGGTGGTGGGGCTTCTGGCCGAGGCCGGGGTGCGGGACCTGGAAACTTTTTCCATCGGTTTCGAATCCGTGGGCGGAGAAACCGGCGACGAGTTCATGTATTCGGATATTGTGGCCAAGCGGTTCGGCACCAGACACCACAAGATCGCCGTCTCCTCCCGGGAAACCCTGGACAATATGCTGGACTGCGTCCGGGCCATGTCCGAGCCCATGGTCAGCCACGACAACATTGGATTCTATCTGCTTTCCCGGGAAGTGGCCAAGCATGTCAAGGTGGTGCAGAGCGGCCAGGGCGCGGACGAGGTTTTTGCCGGATACCATTGGTATCCGCCCATGCTGGAAAGTCGAGACGCCGTGACCGATTATGCGCGGCTGTTCTGCGACCGGGACCATGCGGACTATGCCAGGCTGGTGGAGGAACAGTGGTGCCGGGACGATCACAGTCTGGAGTATCTGCGCACCCAGTTCGCCCAGCCCGGCGCCGACAGAGCCATCGACAAGGCGCTGCGCATGGACGCCCTGGTCATGCTGGTGGATGATCCGGTGAAGCGGGTGGACAACATGACCATGGCCTGGGGACTTGAGGCCCGCGTGCCGTTTCTGGACCATGAACTGGTGGAACTGGCCGCCCGGGTGCCCGCGGAGCTGAAGATCCGCGAAGGCGGGAAATACATTCTGAAGGAAGCGGCACGGTCCATCATCCCTCATGAGGTGATCGACCGGCCCAAGGGATACTTTCCCGTACCGGCCCTGAAATATCTGCAGGGGCCGTTTCTGGACTTCGTCGTCGAAGTTCTTCAGCGCCCGGAAGCCCGAAGCAGAGGCATTGTCCGCGAAGACTATCTTGCGGATCTGCTGCGTGCTCCGGAGGAACACATCACGCCGCTGGGCGGTTCCAAACTCTGGCAGGTGGCCGTGTTGGAACTCTGGCTGCAAGAGCATGGAATAGCATGA
- the ftsY gene encoding signal recognition particle-docking protein FtsY: MGFFSKVKKWWSKDDDQQPTTTQEVEPSAPPTEEPAPSEPTDAAPPAGLPPIVPDQEQIQPQPEDQPQVQPQDQPEWQAQVLQALRGAEPKLSVWLEHTLAGVETPGNELWDRLRFLFQALQAPADEAEEFISKFRIWLEDMGYEQVAEFRSELQYRLALALDLEDEEDERDRLFLKLSEGLNKTREQLTKRIDALLSAHRKFDDPFWEELEEVLIMADVGHQSAGKLLDRLKARVRKEKIEESEAFREMLRQELAAIFPEPKSVAVPQGPEIVLVVGVNGVGKTTTIAKLAHRAQMQGRKVLVAAGDTFRAAAIEQLGIWAKRTGADFFTKGEGADPAAVAYEAVDAALKGGHDVVFLDTAGRLHTKVDLMDELRKIKRVLGKKLPGAPHRCLLVLDATTGQNALSQTKLFNEAVTVDEIILTKLDGTSKGGIVVAIALEHNMPISFIGLGEKMEDLRPFSGEDFAKALVN; encoded by the coding sequence ATGGGCTTTTTTTCCAAAGTCAAGAAATGGTGGTCCAAGGACGACGATCAGCAGCCCACGACAACGCAAGAGGTTGAACCGTCCGCGCCTCCAACCGAAGAACCGGCGCCCTCCGAGCCCACCGATGCAGCCCCGCCTGCCGGGCTTCCTCCAATTGTTCCCGATCAGGAACAAATCCAGCCGCAACCCGAGGACCAACCCCAGGTCCAGCCCCAGGATCAGCCAGAGTGGCAAGCCCAGGTTTTGCAGGCCCTGCGCGGAGCCGAGCCGAAATTAAGCGTCTGGCTGGAGCATACCCTGGCCGGTGTGGAAACTCCCGGCAACGAATTGTGGGATAGGCTGCGTTTTCTGTTCCAGGCGCTGCAGGCTCCTGCCGACGAAGCCGAGGAATTCATATCCAAGTTTCGCATCTGGCTGGAAGACATGGGGTATGAGCAGGTCGCGGAGTTTCGTTCCGAACTGCAGTACCGCCTGGCCCTGGCCCTGGATTTGGAGGATGAGGAAGACGAGCGGGATCGCCTTTTTCTGAAGCTTTCAGAGGGGCTGAACAAGACTCGGGAACAGCTCACAAAACGCATTGACGCCCTGCTTTCCGCGCACCGCAAGTTCGACGATCCGTTCTGGGAAGAACTGGAGGAAGTACTGATCATGGCCGACGTGGGCCATCAGTCCGCGGGCAAACTCCTGGATCGGCTCAAGGCCCGGGTGCGCAAGGAAAAGATCGAGGAATCCGAAGCGTTTCGCGAAATGCTGCGCCAAGAACTGGCCGCGATTTTTCCGGAGCCGAAAAGCGTTGCCGTGCCCCAGGGACCGGAAATCGTTCTCGTTGTCGGCGTCAACGGCGTGGGCAAGACCACCACGATAGCCAAGCTGGCCCACCGGGCGCAGATGCAGGGCCGCAAGGTCCTGGTGGCCGCCGGGGACACCTTCCGAGCCGCGGCCATTGAGCAACTCGGCATCTGGGCCAAGCGCACCGGCGCGGATTTTTTCACCAAAGGCGAGGGCGCGGACCCGGCCGCCGTGGCCTACGAAGCCGTGGACGCAGCCCTCAAAGGCGGCCACGACGTGGTTTTTCTGGACACCGCTGGTCGGCTGCACACCAAGGTCGACCTGATGGACGAACTGCGCAAGATCAAACGGGTTCTGGGCAAGAAACTGCCCGGCGCGCCCCACCGCTGCCTGCTGGTCCTTGACGCCACCACGGGCCAAAACGCCCTCTCGCAGACCAAGCTCTTCAATGAGGCGGTCACGGTGGATGAAATCATCCTGACCAAACTGGACGGCACGTCCAAGGGCGGCATTGTCGTGGCCATCGCCCTGGAACACAACATGCCCATCAGTTTCATCGGCCTGGGCGAAAAAATGGAAGATTTGCGGCCCTTCAGCGGCGAAGACTTCGCCAAGGCCCTGGTCAACTAA